The Coffea arabica cultivar ET-39 chromosome 9c, Coffea Arabica ET-39 HiFi, whole genome shotgun sequence nucleotide sequence TTGAACAATTACATGAGTAGTATCTTTGTTTCAATCGCTGCGTAAAAAGCATTGATGGTAAATGATGAGAAGACAAAAGGCATGGAGGTACTTGACGGTGAATCTTGGCAGCTGATTCAAGGGTAAAAAAAAAGGCAGAGTCTAATGCAATTTTGGACGTGAATCGATGGAGACTTTCTCACGCCTCTAACGATTGATATTTTATCTCGGtggattttagattttagttatGTTCTTTGAGTGGTGTGGCACATGTcccaaagaaacaaagaaatctAATTTTCATGCGTTAGAAGACTCTGACAGTTACGAGTTTTTCATTTTAGGTGGAGTTTTGAAAACTACATGTAGCGAAATAGTCATGAGGATGGGAAGAAATATGGTGATTTTACCACTTGGTTGCCTCAATGATTAGAGTTAGAACTCACAAAAGGAGATCTCAGGTTGCAAGTGGCGGTAAGAAGAAATCCTGCAAAGGAAGACGGTGAATTGAGGCACTTTCTCGCGAGTCAATTGGAGGTTAGATTCGGGGCAACTACACATGTTTATTtgccgattgaatcaatttggtaTCAGGACTGTATTGATTCGAGTGTATAGTTCAgtaccatattatttggtagttgaagGCAAATGGTTGCTAAAAGAAATATTCGCCAATATGGAgatttgttagaaaattggCTTAATATCTTTTAAGCAGGTTTCTTGTTTTGTATGGAAGTAACTAAttttctaattggttttagttacttgaaatagtagttaagaaatttcctattttgtttagaattagaagttatttcctattatGTATAAGCTTAGAAATTAGAATTgatttcttattattatttgggttttgaccaaataatattatttataaataggtgggttggtATACTAAACAAGAGACACACAAAGAGCACAAAAAGGCAACATGTGGCCTTATACATGGGGActgagagagggttcttgggagatgagagatggtatacaagagttgggtttggattcaaattgtattcttgtatagaatttttctctcataataaagaacggaTTTCTCTCCGTAGACGTAGGCTCAAGGTGGAGTCGAActacgttaaatattgtgtatcGCTTATTTTTCATACTTGTGACTTGtttatcattaaattgttgtgtacttgatatctcaatagttatGTGTTCCGCGCTTGGATCCTAATATGGAGGTGTATAAACTGGCGATGGAGGAAAGGAACGAGGAGAGAGATAGGCGATGAGGGCACCGACACTAGAGGTGAAGGTGGTGGAGGGGGCAAGGTCGGAATAAGTGGATGACACTTGAATGCACTGCAATGAATTTTCTTAGACAAGAATGCCTTACATTGAGCCTCAGGGAGCTACGATGGCCTAGCTAGCAAACAATTCTGGCGATCGTCGAATGCTGGCAAGGCCAAACACATCGGAGGCTCACCAGTGAAAAAGTTATAAGAATAGGTGAAATTCTGAAGCCTTGGAACTTGGAAGCTGGCATATGCTCTATGGAATATTCCCTCTCAGCATGTTGTGTGCCATATTCAGCTGCTCAAAACTCACCGGCCTTGTTTTCTTATTGGTTTTGGGTTTTTCTCACTGATAAAAATGTATTGGTaaatttttccttcaattttacTTCTTATCTTACAACCCAGTAGTGAAGTatccgaaatacccctgcttaggtggttaattagaagtttgatcaaaattaCATGGTGGTGTTGCCGCGGCGTTCCTCATTGGGaaccaataaataaataagtatagGAATTAAATTGGCCAACAAAATTAAGTAAGGACCAAATTGACACGATAAAAAAGTTTAGGAACGAAATTGGTCATTTTCCCGATGTGAAATTTGCATTTACTATTAAAGTGTAGaattaatttcagaaacctctcctgaggtttaTCATAATATCACCTTATACCCTTAAAAGTTTCAGAAATCTCACATAGCTCCCCTTAAGTGATAATTTGTGTAACATTGTCACCCCTTATGTGtaaaagtaatattaaaaaatgcATTGAAGTAGAGAGATTATATTATTCTTCTACTTTTATCCTTGTGCAATTTGATTTACGAATtttgaaatatgaaaaaaagACAAATAAGTTGGAATATTAAACTTAGAATATGAGGTGTAAGtgcaataaataataaatttagTCGCTTCGTATCTGGATAATATTGTTGTGTACAAAGGTAACTTCTAAACCTATTTCAACATTAAAAAaggcaaaagtttcaagagattGGTTGCAACAATGAGGAAATTAAGAGCAAAGATTTTGTAGTAAAGAaacacaaaaatttttctttgctGCAAAGAGGGAACATTATTGTATTGAAAATTTTAGGAGACTGATTGTGGCAAAGATGaacataaaaaaacaaaaatttttgaatcagTTGTGGGAAAGATGAACATTAAAAGCAAATATTTTTGCAACAAAATCggagaaaaatattttagatgGCATTCTAGTTATTTGTTTTTAGATATTTTAGCTCGTAGATGttttttcttatctttttccAACCTTTTGCTACttaaaaaaataggaaaatattGGAGTTAAGTTTATCATTTCAAAATCTCTGATCGGGACATCTAGTTACATCATATTGATAGAGGAGGTATGTGAGATTTTTGAAAACTTGAGAGTGTCAGGTGATATTAGGATGAagctcaggggaggtttctgaaattaaccctaaagttTAATGAGCAAAGTGAGGATTTAAGTATAgttgagggtataaaatggaaTTAATCATTTGTTTTTTCCCGTTTGTGTTGGTATATATATTCCCTCGTCTCTGTTTCTGTTCAATAACATGTACAGGTCAGAATGAGATATCTTTGTCCAAAGCAAATCCCGGTCTAGGAATCAGAATCACCTTTGCCTGCAACCCATGGACAATTTTATAGTATTTTTTGATAATGATGGACAATTTTATAGTATTGTCTTACAGATTTCATGGCTTATTAATTATTTGCATTGGGAAATTTCTTTGAGTATTGTCGTCCCTCTATGCACctctgttttcaaactcggaccggaccggccggtcgaaccggttgaaccgggaaccggccaggtagccggtccgagtcacattagaaaaccggaaatttaaaacccggtcaaagccggtcaaaaaccgggtttgaccgggtttgaccgggaaaaaaccggtttttccggttcaacagtatttttttaaaaaaaaaattcaaactttttaatattatgttttgaccccctaaattgttaaaacttattgatatacctcaaatatttgatactttataaatattgtcctaaaatttgatgttatttttcaattaaattcataattttaattctaaacttgttaatatttattaaataatataaattgctacttgattgttctaatttctttgtattttcttgttaaatatatttgaaacatcaaatatatatgaatatgcctttattaatatcaatatattattagatattatatatataacattttaattttaaaataatttttatttatgacgtcatccggttcgacccctatcgacccccggtcgaacccattgacccctgacccctgacctcggccgagtcgctatccggtccggttctgaaaacatagctaTGCACCCCACGTGAAATGGGCGTAGCAAGTTATCGTAGGATTGGTCAAACCATGTCCACATTGATCTATGTGATGATAtgttaattttgaatttggcaAGTAAAGTGCGAGAGACAATAAATAATTTCTTTCACTGTATCTTGCCTATATACCAAACGAATTTTTCTTACTTGAGAACATTAAATGTAGACTAAAGGGCATGGCTTTATTAGTGATATTATGGAAGAGCTCATTGAAATTGTGAAGTACTCcacaaaagttaaaaaaaaaaaaaagcatagaTGACATTTTTATCTTCTTAGTTGGAAAATAGTAGCGCGCATCAGGCAGACTATTATATCCCAACTTTATTATATATCCTGAATAAATCATCCTCACAGAAATGTGGGTTAGTACTGGTACATTCGCCAATTAGTTAGAGATGATACGGCGTCAATGGCAGAACCAAGAGGCCAAGCTGCTCCTATCAGGGAGTTTTGGTAGTTGATTTGTCGTACTAGTGTGACCTTTTTGAAAGGATCCAAACCTGtgacaaaataataataacaataatcaATCAATAACACAAACCATGCACGCGCCCACGCATACACGCGCACGCACGCGCCCaagcatatacatatatatagtaAATTTTATATGCATGAATAGTGTATATACTAGTATCGCTGAAtctatgatatatatatatatacaaaaattaaattttgtataattataatcgTTTAATgttgacagtgtatacattgtcTGTATAAAAAGGttaatcaatatatatatatatatagatataatcCAATGTTATTATGGAAGTGTAGAATGTGTCTTACCAAATCCGTCCACTAACAATGAGTACTCATACACAAGATCCATGCATAGATATGGCAAATCTTCATCATAAACATTAGGGAAAACGGTTTTCACATCCTCATATTTGGTCACACAAGCAAGCCTTGCTGCACGTTTGAAATCTATTGGACGTGCACTGGCAGAAGGAACATTGGGACTGATGATACCAGCCTGCAATCAATTTGAAATCTTCATCTCCACAATCAATTAAATGACAAAACAAAACCCTTGCCTTGAAtttatttcaatgatttccaaagggaaatttttaattagcagatttttttttgtttttggggttaAGGGTGCTGGTATATACTACCTCTATGGCTATGTCGAAGAAAAATGAGGCAAGGTATACGTTCTCTTGTCCCTCGCCACCGCCGCCGCCCCAAGTTCCATTGAATGTGCACTTTTCATGCTCGCAAGGTGCATCTAATTTCAGGGCCTTAAGAGTCACTTGCCTGCATTTCTTGAAGCTTGAACCAGATGGGGGAGATGATGCTTCATAGGTTTCTCCTCCATAGGTATAGAAACCTTGAGAGAAAATAAGTTTTGGCCTTTCATTGGTCACTTATTTTATGGTAATTAATATTTGaagttaattaatttttaattccTATTAATTTGTGTTATCAAGAACTTGGTAATCAAGTTGTTGCACCAAAAAAAATCATAGCAAATCTCCAGGCATCTTATTTAATGCTTAGGTAAATACCGTGATAGCCATCCAAAATGCATGGATTGGTAGAATTTCTTGAGACTTTGAAGATCTCTGCTCGGGCTGCCAATTGCCCATAGTATAAATAACTGTACACAAGAAAAAACTATTGCATCATCAATAATTTCACAAAAGCAACCGCAAAATGGCGGAGCCCGGAATTGATACGTAGATGTAAAAAgagttttcttttttattatttttagaatAGTAAATTCAGGATATATTTCCATAAAAATTTAGGAAGATAGGATTTAGTTTCACTATCGgtgtatagatttttttttttttacacaaataGGTTTAGATCATGTCACGtaatatgaatttaaatttgaaattcaaatcatgcatATGCGATATAAATAAAAGGCTGCCAGAATGAAATAATACTATACTATATACTGTTAGTGTATAAAAAGTTAATCCCTTAAATTTGCATCTTCTCAATTAGGAAATATGACTTGAAAATATTCCCATGGTCACCTTTCCGCATACATATTAAGTAAATTACACCTTTTTGCCTGTAGTTTAGCGCTTTTTAACATAATCCCATGTGATTTTAAAAGCTATACTTAAACTCTTCATGGTTTGGACTAAAGAATCCGACTGATAGAATTTGTATTTTATGACATAGCCAATTAAATGTTAAACACAAAGgggttatgtatatattttaaaaactataacgGCATCATATGGTAAAACACTAAATTATAAGGGAGTTACATAGGAAAACACAAGACCATAAGGgattaaatattattttatatattttggttacttcaattattttattttttaaacaaggGCAATTTTGACATTTCAGTGTGTTCCATTGTAGAGGATCATTTCTgttattttgacactttaatccaaattatcaaagagttatgtataacttttgaaaccacATGGAAGTTATGTaaaatatcattaaatcacaggGGAATAAACTGTATTTTACCCCATATTTTACCTTCACCCAAAATTAGTGTCACCTAAACTAATTAAGTTGTAAGAGGCTCCAATGTTGACAAGCAGAGACAGAAACCTGTAGGCATAGAGGTGATATTTTGTTCCCAATATGTACTTTTCATGCACATATGCTTCCCCATCATTTGAACATTTGGGTGCATTTGCAGCAGTTTCTTCTGATATAGCATATGTCATCTCCACCGATCCACCTCCAAGGTCAACAGTGGCAACGGTGTCTGGATATGGTTTACCAATTCTTCCCGATAAATAATTTATCGCAATCTGCATATACAGATCACAAATTGAAAATTCCAGCTTACTAATCAAATTGCAACAATTTTGAACCAATAAGCAACGAATCAACACTGGATTGGCCCATTAATTTACTAGTAAATTAAAGAACTCATCAGCACTGtgataaataattaatttatacCGACCAGAAGACCTTTCTCTTTCGGTTCAACATGCCTGAGATAATAATTAACATGCTGACAAATctcattcatttatttatgggcaaattccactttacccccctgtggtttaccctttttttacataacctccctatggtttcaaaagctatacataaccccctcatggtttggattaaagtgtcaaagtaacggaaatagtctctcgtaacggaacttctaaaaatgtcgaaattacccttataaatacatgacacattaaccccctatgatttttatattttaccatataacccccttatggtttaatactttaccatataacccccttatgattttcaaaatatacacataaccccccttggttaatacataaatttcaaccttacataagggtatttttgacattttaggtgacgccgttacgagtgactatttccgttactttgacactttaatacaaaccataagggggttatgtatagcttttgaaaccataggggggttatgtgaaaaaatgctaaaccacagggggtaaagtggaatttgccctttatttattaaagaagaaaaggtcCTGCTGAggagaaattgagatgaaaattgaaacaaaagaaattatcTTTTGAGCCGTCTAACTTACCCACATATAAGAGGCTTCTTCTGATCCTTCAAGAATGGAGACCCATTCTGCCTTGTATTCGAGGGAGCTTTCATTCTTGAATAAATCTCTCacctttttaaagaaaaatagattaaaaagaatcttgggttttttccttttttttttttgggtaaattacactttaccccatgtggtttagtaatttttttacataacccttCTATGGTTTTAAAAGCTATATATAACCCcttatgatttggattaaagtatcaaagtgATGGAAATGATCATTTGTAACGAAATcacctaaaatatcaaaaatacccttatgtaaagttgaaagtATTTATTAACCAAGAGGGGTTATGTGCATATTTTGAAAACTACAAAAggggttatatgataaaatattaAACCATAAGAGAGTTATATGGTAAACTATAAAATCATACGAGATTAGTgggtcatgtatttataagagTAATTTCGATATTTTAAAAAGTTCCATTACCAATgatc carries:
- the LOC113709095 gene encoding apyrase-like isoform X2, which translates into the protein MVKQKQQLLPLFTFSCILFLLSTGYVLDAAGAEPSQALNRKFSLDGILRSEETEKYAVIFDAGSTGSRVHVFRFDPNMDLLRIGQDFEFYDKTNPGLSSYADDPQAAALSLKALLLEGQAVVPEELRPQTPVKLGATAGLRMLKNGASDEILQAIAINYLSGRIGKPYPDTVATVDLGGGSVEMTYAISEETAANAPKCSNDGEAYVHEKYILGTKYHLYAYSYLYYGQLAARAEIFKVSRNSTNPCILDGYHGFYTYGGETYEASSPPSGSSFKKCRQVTLKALKLDAPCEHEKCTFNGTWGGGGGEGQENVYLASFFFDIAIEAGIISPNVPSASARPIDFKRAARLACVTKYEDVKTVFPNVYDEDLPYLCMDLVYEYSLLVDGFGLDPFKKVTLVRQINYQNSLIGAAWPLGSAIDAVSSLTNWRMYQY
- the LOC113709095 gene encoding apyrase-like isoform X1, which translates into the protein MVKQKQQLLPLFTFSCILFLLSTGYVLDAAGAEPSQALNRKFSLDGILRSEETEKYAVIFDAGSTGSRVHVFRFDPNMDLLRIGQDFEFYDKTNPGLSSYADDPQAAALSLKALLLEGQAVVPEELRPQTPVKLGATAGLRMLKNGASDEILQAVRDLFKNESSLEYKAEWVSILEGSEEASYMWIAINYLSGRIGKPYPDTVATVDLGGGSVEMTYAISEETAANAPKCSNDGEAYVHEKYILGTKYHLYAYSYLYYGQLAARAEIFKVSRNSTNPCILDGYHGFYTYGGETYEASSPPSGSSFKKCRQVTLKALKLDAPCEHEKCTFNGTWGGGGGEGQENVYLASFFFDIAIEAGIISPNVPSASARPIDFKRAARLACVTKYEDVKTVFPNVYDEDLPYLCMDLVYEYSLLVDGFGLDPFKKVTLVRQINYQNSLIGAAWPLGSAIDAVSSLTNWRMYQY